The DNA sequence ACCGCGCCGCCGACTGGACCGTCGGCGACCGCGGCCGCCGCCTCGACCACATCTGGGTCTCGCGCGCGCTGAAGGACTCCGTGCAGGATTTTCGCATCACCCGCGACGCCCGCAGCTGGGAGCGGCCGTCGGACCACGTGCCCGTGACAGTGGTGCTGGAGGTGTAGGTGTTAGGTCGTCCCGGCCTAGTCGCCCGATTCATTCAGATTGAGGGGTAGAGGTGCTTGAGTTTGATACGAGCATTGGGTGTTGTGAAGTGCCAGTTGGCCTTGGTTTTGTTGGCGTTGCGGTCGTGCTCCCAGGCGGCGACCTCCTCGATGAGGGTTTGCTTGTCGGGGATCCGGCGGTCGAGGCACTGGGACGACAGGACGCCGAGTTCGGATTCCGCCAGATCGAGCCAGCTGCCGTGCTTTGGGGTGTAGTGCCATTCGAAGCGCTCGACCAGGCGCCTGGCTTCGGCGGCAGGAAAGGCTTCGTAGAGTGACGCCTTGCTGTGGATGTTGAGATTGTCCTGGACCAGAACGATGGTCCTGGCGTTGGCGAAATGGACATCGGCCAGGTCTTTCAAGACATGAGCGTAGTCCACGGCGGTATGGCGATCGGTGACTTTGATGTGGCGCCAGCCCTCGAGCGGCGCGAACATCATGAAGAGGTTGGCGGTGCCGTTGCGCTCGTACTCGTAATCGCAACGGGCCGGACGTCCCGGTTTCATCGGGATCGGCACCCGCGTTTCCGCGAGCAGTTGCTTTGAAGTCTCGTCCAGGCACACAAGCGGGCAATCAGGATCGTGCGGCCGCGTGTAGACGGCCAGCACGTCCTCCATGGCGGCTACGAACGCGCTATTGGCCTTCGGCGGAATGACCCAGCACTGTCGGCGATGGGGCTGGAGAATGTTTTTTTAAGCGTCCTTCCGATCGTTGAGTCGCTGGCACGATCGACAATCTGGAGCTCCACGACCTTTTTTTCCAACAGCCGCAGCGTCCAGCGTGCGCGCCCCTTGGGCGGCTTGGAACAAGCCAGTGCAATC is a window from the Candidatus Saccharimonadia bacterium genome containing:
- a CDS encoding exodeoxyribonuclease III — protein: RAADWTVGDRGRRLDHIWVSRALKDSVQDFRITRDARSWERPSDHVPVTVVLEV
- a CDS encoding IS630 family transposase (programmed frameshift), yielding MAAREISVKKYVVRLSDEERERLEALIRKGKSPAQRLLKARILLKADVSEAGAGWSDSRIIKALDTSVSMVYRVRKQLVEEGFEAVLSRKQRATPAVARIFDGEKEAKLIALACSKPPKGRARWTLRLLEKKVVELQIVDRASDSTIGRTLKKTFLQPHRRQCWVIPPKANSAFVAAMEDVLAVYTRPHDPDCPLVCLDETSKQLLAETRVPIPMKPGRPARCDYEYERNGTANLFMMFAPLEGWRHIKVTDRHTAVDYAHVLKDLADVHFANARTIVLVQDNLNIHSKASLYEAFPAAEARRLVERFEWHYTPKHGSWLDLAESELGVLSSQCLDRRIPDKQTLIEEVAAWEHDRNANKTKANWHFTTPNARIKLKHLYPSI